A part of Chlamydia ibidis 10-1398/6 genomic DNA contains:
- the mnmA gene encoding tRNA 2-thiouridine(34) synthase MnmA has protein sequence MKKTVVVAMSGGVDSSVVAYLLKKHSPYNVVGLFMKNWEEKDDYGRCCSASDYEDVERVATDLDIPYYTVSFAEEYKERVFSRFLKEYSRGYTPNPDILCNREIKFDLLQRKVKELGGDYLATGHYCRLRPDQDTMILLRGTDEQKDQSYFLSGTPKAALANVLFPIGEMRKSEVRRIAKEAGLATATKRDSTGICFIGKRPFKTFLEKFVPNSPGDIIDCDSRKIIGKHEGAHYYTVGQRRGLDLGGSDKPCYVVGKDMERNIVYIVRGDDHPLLYRQELTARELNWFIEPEHFPKYCTAKVRYRSPDEPCIIERIEGEGVHVKFISPSKAITPGQTIAFYNQEQCLGSGVIEVPMSPQLA, from the coding sequence ATGAAAAAGACAGTGGTTGTTGCGATGTCTGGGGGGGTAGACTCTTCAGTAGTTGCTTATCTTTTAAAGAAACACTCTCCCTACAATGTTGTGGGTCTTTTCATGAAAAATTGGGAGGAAAAAGATGATTATGGACGCTGCTGTTCGGCTAGTGATTATGAGGATGTCGAACGTGTAGCAACAGATCTTGATATACCTTACTATACGGTATCTTTTGCTGAAGAGTATAAGGAACGTGTGTTTTCTCGATTTCTTAAGGAGTATTCTCGTGGCTATACTCCTAACCCAGATATCCTTTGTAATCGTGAGATAAAATTTGATTTGTTGCAAAGAAAAGTGAAAGAACTCGGAGGAGACTATCTTGCTACTGGTCATTACTGTAGGTTACGTCCTGATCAAGATACCATGATTCTTTTACGCGGGACTGATGAGCAGAAAGATCAAAGTTATTTTCTTTCCGGAACTCCTAAAGCGGCCTTGGCCAACGTGCTGTTCCCAATAGGGGAAATGAGAAAGTCCGAAGTTCGAAGAATTGCTAAGGAAGCGGGATTAGCCACAGCAACCAAGAGGGATAGCACGGGGATTTGTTTTATAGGTAAACGTCCGTTCAAAACTTTTTTGGAGAAATTCGTTCCTAATTCCCCAGGAGACATCATCGACTGTGATTCACGAAAAATCATAGGAAAACATGAAGGAGCTCACTACTATACTGTGGGCCAAAGACGCGGATTAGATCTAGGTGGCTCTGATAAGCCGTGTTATGTTGTTGGGAAAGATATGGAACGTAACATTGTCTATATCGTTCGAGGAGATGATCATCCTTTGTTGTATAGACAAGAGCTTACTGCTAGAGAGTTAAATTGGTTTATCGAACCTGAGCATTTTCCTAAGTACTGCACCGCAAAAGTTCGTTACCGTTCCCCAGACGAACCTTGTATTATAGAACGTATAGAAGGGGAGGGGGTTCATGTGAAATTTATATCGCCCTCTAAAGCAATTACTCCTGGACAAACTATAGCGTTTTATAACCAGGAGCAATGCTTAGGATCAGGAGTGATAGAAGTGCCTATGTCTCCACAGTTGGCGTAG